From a single bacterium genomic region:
- a CDS encoding NADH-quinone oxidoreductase subunit N — translation MNWTWIDWPLLGPEIIVLITALLVFGLDLIWGEESEREVLGGLGILGLSAAFYATISLGEGELFGHLYVIDSLSVFSKQVLLGIAILIIMSSFDYIKGNTKYEGEYYGLLLLATLGMMLISSAAELITIFISLELATLTCIVLAAYFKHEPKSTEAGVKYLLVGLVSAVILLYGISLLYGLTGTTVLYEIAGSIRNYSTQPILFISCIFLTAGFGFKIASVPFHMWAPDTYEGAPTPITAFLATASKVAGFVILLRFFVGGLGDVESHWIPIMAVLAVLSMSIGNLSAIPQTDIKRMLAYSSIAHAGYILIGLAVTSRLSLASVLFYLLAYATANLGAFLVIIAFSKHSGLHTISDYAGLSKRSPLLALGMLLSLVSLAGIPPLGGFIGKFYIFAGAISEALSAERLWLIGLPVCGVIFSIVSVYYYFRVIKAMYLVEPIDPQPIPISLPLGLALLISVLLTLLLGIYPNPFLSLAQSAIQSIF, via the coding sequence TTGAACTGGACGTGGATAGATTGGCCCCTCTTAGGGCCGGAGATAATAGTGCTTATTACGGCTTTATTGGTTTTCGGTTTAGACCTTATTTGGGGCGAGGAATCTGAAAGAGAGGTCCTGGGTGGGCTTGGCATTCTTGGTCTGAGCGCCGCTTTCTACGCCACCATTAGCCTCGGAGAGGGTGAGTTGTTTGGTCACCTCTATGTGATTGATTCTTTAAGCGTCTTCTCCAAGCAAGTCCTATTAGGGATAGCTATCCTTATTATTATGTCCTCCTTTGATTACATCAAGGGGAATACTAAATATGAGGGAGAATATTATGGACTGCTTCTCTTGGCTACCCTGGGGATGATGCTTATCTCCTCAGCCGCCGAACTGATCACTATATTTATCTCCCTGGAATTGGCCACCTTAACCTGTATTGTTCTGGCGGCTTATTTTAAACACGAACCTAAATCAACTGAAGCCGGGGTGAAATATCTCCTGGTGGGACTTGTCTCAGCGGTAATCTTGCTTTATGGAATAAGTCTTCTCTACGGTCTCACGGGAACAACGGTGCTTTATGAAATAGCCGGTTCTATCAGGAATTACTCCACCCAACCCATTCTTTTTATCAGTTGTATCTTCCTGACGGCTGGTTTTGGCTTCAAAATTGCTTCGGTGCCTTTTCATATGTGGGCGCCGGATACTTACGAAGGCGCCCCCACCCCGATAACGGCTTTTCTGGCTACGGCCTCTAAGGTAGCTGGATTTGTCATCTTGCTTCGGTTTTTTGTGGGTGGACTGGGAGATGTTGAATCCCATTGGATCCCCATTATGGCTGTCCTGGCGGTTCTCTCTATGTCCATCGGCAACCTCTCAGCCATTCCGCAGACTGATATTAAGCGGATGCTGGCTTACTCCTCTATTGCCCACGCCGGCTATATTCTGATCGGTTTAGCCGTAACCAGCCGGTTATCTCTTGCCTCTGTCCTCTTCTACTTACTGGCCTATGCCACCGCTAATTTGGGGGCCTTTTTAGTCATCATTGCCTTTTCCAAACATAGCGGCCTCCACACTATTTCCGACTATGCAGGATTGAGCAAGCGCTCGCCTTTACTGGCCTTAGGTATGTTGTTGTCATTAGTATCTCTGGCTGGTATCCCTCCTCTGGGGGGGTTTATAGGTAAATTCTATATCTTTGCCGGAGCTATTTCTGAAGCTCTTTCGGCGGAAAGACTCTGGCTTATCGGGCTGCCTGTTTGTGGAGTCATCTTCAGTATTGTTTCTGTTTACTATTATTTCAGGGTAATCAAAGCAATGTATTTAGTCGAACCTATTGATCCCCAGCCCATCCCCATTTCACTCCCCTTAGGGTTAGCCCTTCTCATATCCGTCTTGCTCACCTTGCTTCTGGGTATCTATCCTAATCCCTTTCTATCCTTAGCTCAATCAGCCATTCAGAGCATCTTTTAA
- a CDS encoding DUF2341 domain-containing protein, with product MKRNCVLVYLTLAILLIPTWLKAADWWNANYSYRRNVTITNNGSSNLEAGYSLKVSLNTASLVTAGKMLATGNDLRLVYWNGTSNQELDRDLINPNTTATDVWFKTQVVIGGSSSDTSYYIYYGFPGAGSPPASKNQVYMFFDDFNEGNADGWTPIFGSWSVIGGEYVQTSTVGRPITYAGDAAWTDYVLEATGVMTGGYPVLEFMGRYTDTLHYYLLGLNNNLDNNGEGPGFELHVMNGGMTQLSAPDGSTFSLGTYYRMKLALVGTQLKARYWPVGGSEPAGWMIEIGDSALSAGRIALNGYGTSTKWDDIQVRKYSLIENSGHLAVMAGSEEQKGVTDTDGDGIPDTADNCPSTPNPGQTDTDTDGIGDACDTDDDNDGVLDGADNCPLVFNPGQTDTDTDGIGDVCDTDDDNDGVLDGADNCPLVFNPAQTDTDTDGIGDACDTDDDNDGVLDGADNCPLVFNPGQTDTDTDGIGDACEYDSDGDGAPDTADNCPSIPNPGQTDTDTDGIGDACDTDDDNDGVLDGVDNCPLVSNPGQTDTDSDGIGDACEYDSDGDGAPDTADNCPSTPNPGQTDTDTDGIGDACDTDDDNDGLLDGADNCPLVSNPGQTDTDTDGIGDACDTDDDNDGVLDGVDNCPLVSNPGQEDTDGDGTGDVCDSTPALIPSMTGWGIIAAVIIMSVLMVRALRRRDQGHPVIR from the coding sequence ATGAAAAGAAACTGTGTCCTGGTGTATTTGACCTTAGCCATCCTTTTGATCCCGACCTGGCTTAAGGCGGCTGACTGGTGGAATGCCAACTATAGTTACAGGCGAAATGTAACTATCACCAATAATGGTTCTTCTAATTTGGAGGCCGGTTATTCGCTTAAGGTTAGTCTGAATACAGCCAGTTTAGTTACAGCCGGTAAAATGTTAGCCACGGGAAATGATCTGCGCCTTGTCTACTGGAATGGGACTTCTAATCAGGAATTGGACAGGGATTTAATTAACCCCAATACGACGGCCACGGATGTCTGGTTTAAAACCCAGGTGGTTATTGGAGGAAGCAGCTCTGACACCAGCTATTATATCTATTATGGTTTTCCAGGAGCAGGTAGCCCGCCCGCCAGTAAAAATCAGGTTTATATGTTTTTTGATGATTTCAACGAGGGGAATGCTGACGGATGGACGCCCATTTTCGGATCATGGAGTGTCATTGGTGGTGAATATGTCCAAACGAGCACTGTAGGGAGACCCATTACTTATGCGGGGGATGCCGCCTGGACGGATTATGTTTTAGAGGCAACCGGGGTAATGACCGGCGGATATCCTGTCCTGGAATTTATGGGCCGGTATACAGATACGCTTCATTATTACTTGTTAGGGCTTAATAATAATCTGGACAACAATGGTGAGGGGCCGGGTTTTGAATTGCATGTAATGAATGGGGGGATGACACAGTTATCTGCCCCGGATGGGTCGACTTTTTCTCTGGGAACTTATTACCGAATGAAACTTGCCCTTGTCGGGACGCAGTTGAAAGCAAGGTATTGGCCGGTAGGCGGTTCGGAACCGGCCGGATGGATGATAGAGATCGGCGACTCTGCCTTGTCGGCAGGGAGGATAGCCCTGAATGGCTATGGAACAAGCACCAAGTGGGACGATATTCAGGTCCGCAAGTATAGTCTAATAGAAAATAGTGGCCATCTTGCCGTGATGGCCGGTTCGGAAGAACAAAAAGGCGTGACGGATACCGATGGTGACGGCATTCCGGATACGGCCGATAATTGCCCCTCTACTCCCAATCCGGGTCAAACAGACACGGACACCGACGGGATAGGCGATGCCTGTGATACGGACGATGACAACGACGGCGTGTTAGATGGCGCAGATAATTGTCCGCTGGTCTTCAACCCGGGTCAGACAGATACGGATACCGACGGGATAGGCGATGTCTGTGATACGGACGATGACAACGACGGGGTATTGGATGGGGCAGATAATTGTCCGCTGGTCTTCAACCCGGCTCAGACAGACACGGACACCGACGGGATAGGTGATGCCTGTGATACGGACGATGACAACGACGGGGTGTTGGACGGGGCAGATAACTGTCCGCTGGTCTTCAACCCGGGTCAGACAGACACGGACACCGACGGGATAGGCGATGCCTGCGAATATGACAGCGATGGTGACGGTGCCCCGGACACGGCTGACAATTGCCCCTCTATTCCCAATCCGGGTCAGACAGACACGGACACCGACGGGATAGGCGATGCCTGTGATACAGACGATGACAACGACGGGGTATTGGATGGAGTAGATAATTGTCCACTGGTGTCCAATCCTGGTCAGACTGACACGGATAGTGATGGAATAGGCGATGCCTGCGAATATGACAGCGATGGTGACGGTGCCCCGGACACGGCTGACAATTGCCCCTCTACTCCCAATCCGGGTCAGACAGACACGGATACCGACGGCATAGGAGACGCCTGCGACACGGACGATGACAACGACGGCCTCCTGGATGGGGCAGATAATTGTCCACTGGTGTCTAATCCCGGTCAGACTGACACAGATACCGATGGCATAGGCGATGCCTGTGATACAGATGATGACAACGACGGGGTGTTGGATGGAGTAGATAATTGTCCACTGGTATCTAATCCAGGGCAGGAAGACACGGATGGTGATGGAACAGGTGATGTCTGCGACAGCACTCCAGCCCTGATCCCAAGTATGACAGGTTGGGGTATCATAGCGGCGGTAATAATAATGAGTGTGCTTATGGTAAGGGCGTTAAGAAGGAGAGATCAGGGTCACCCCGTCATTAGATAG
- the glgP gene encoding alpha-glucan family phosphorylase — translation MPKTIELHVQPIIPKEIERIREIAYNFWFSWNPEALWLFSSLDRPLWRKVRHNPVEFLNEVSQHKLEKAGRDRTYLLEYNKVMASFDHYMLRQKTWYAHRFGHREKDELIAYFAAEYGLHESLAIYSGGLGILSADHCKAASDLGLPFVAVGLLYRRGYFTQKIDGYGNQIAEYIDNDFHKIPIQRVLDQEGKPLIVAVDVTGRDVYVNVWEAKIGRISLYLLDTDIERNNEKDRLITHNLYGGDMATRISQEIILGMGGVRVLQAMGLNPTVWHINEGHSVLMGFERIRSMVKEQGLNFYEALEVFRATTVFTTHTPVPAGHDVFPLEIKEYYFKHYWEEVGLTRDEFMALGLEERRGTKLFNLTRLAFQLANYTNGVSLLHSKITSKMWERLWPGIPIDENPIFHITNGIHTFTWIAPPMADLFDQYLGQEWRSNLSEIEFWEKVKAIPDDIYWGVRKELKRRMIEVIRANLKRQRIRNGAATTEIREIENILDPDILTIGFARRFATYKRANLLFRDMERLKRIVTHPERPVQIVFAGKAHPADQPAQDIIRQIYNISQQSEFRRLIVLAENYDINIARCLVSGADVWLNTPRRPYEASGTSGQKVAINGGINLSILDGWWAEAAQDNNGWVIGDDREYEDEARQDMYDSDSLYSLLEEEIIPLYYQREEKGYSSGWIKRSKKSLRTIAPVYNTDRMVREYTRKCYIKASDSSRKSRADNYAVAREIASWKKKILAAWPEVKLSMVEECDQDFCFGEEKPIKIWANLSNLQPEDVTIELYIKKNEEEKPLLVPLKYIEKPLLVPLKYIEEQAKGKHLYQGIFSPPDSGRYMISVRVIPSHPELLHKHETGLCKWL, via the coding sequence ATGCCCAAGACCATAGAATTACACGTCCAACCCATTATTCCCAAAGAGATTGAACGAATCAGGGAAATTGCTTACAACTTCTGGTTTTCCTGGAATCCGGAGGCATTATGGCTTTTTTCTTCTCTTGACCGACCCCTTTGGAGAAAGGTGAGACATAATCCGGTTGAATTTCTCAACGAGGTCAGCCAGCATAAGCTGGAAAAAGCAGGCAGGGATCGCACCTATCTGCTTGAATACAATAAGGTAATGGCCAGCTTTGACCATTACATGTTGCGGCAGAAAACCTGGTATGCTCATCGATTTGGCCACCGAGAAAAGGACGAGCTTATTGCCTATTTCGCGGCGGAATATGGGCTACATGAATCACTGGCCATTTATTCCGGCGGGCTGGGTATTTTGTCGGCGGATCATTGCAAGGCCGCCAGTGACCTGGGTTTGCCCTTTGTGGCCGTAGGCTTGCTTTACCGGCGTGGATATTTTACTCAAAAGATTGATGGTTATGGGAATCAGATTGCGGAATATATTGATAATGACTTCCATAAGATTCCCATTCAGCGGGTGCTGGACCAGGAAGGAAAACCATTAATCGTGGCGGTTGACGTAACCGGCCGGGATGTATATGTAAATGTCTGGGAGGCAAAGATTGGACGAATATCCCTTTATCTGCTTGATACGGATATTGAGCGAAATAATGAGAAAGACAGGCTTATTACCCATAACCTTTATGGCGGGGACATGGCCACCCGGATCTCTCAGGAGATTATACTGGGTATGGGCGGAGTCCGTGTCCTGCAGGCCATGGGCCTGAATCCTACTGTATGGCATATAAATGAAGGGCATTCAGTGTTAATGGGGTTTGAACGAATTCGCAGCATGGTGAAAGAACAGGGCTTAAACTTTTATGAAGCCCTGGAGGTGTTTCGGGCTACGACTGTCTTTACCACGCACACCCCTGTCCCGGCTGGGCATGATGTCTTCCCCTTGGAGATAAAGGAGTATTATTTCAAACATTACTGGGAGGAGGTCGGTTTAACCCGGGATGAATTTATGGCCCTGGGGCTGGAAGAAAGAAGAGGCACGAAGCTGTTTAATCTGACGCGGTTGGCCTTTCAGTTGGCTAATTATACCAATGGGGTAAGTCTCCTTCACAGCAAGATAACCAGTAAGATGTGGGAACGGTTGTGGCCGGGTATACCCATAGATGAGAATCCCATTTTTCATATCACCAATGGCATCCATACCTTCACTTGGATTGCCCCACCTATGGCGGATTTATTCGACCAGTATCTGGGCCAGGAATGGCGAAGCAACCTTTCAGAAATAGAGTTCTGGGAAAAGGTGAAGGCCATCCCTGATGATATTTACTGGGGAGTGCGTAAGGAGCTCAAACGCCGGATGATTGAGGTTATTCGGGCTAATCTGAAAAGACAACGGATTCGAAACGGCGCCGCGACTACTGAGATTCGTGAGATAGAAAATATTTTAGACCCGGATATTCTGACCATTGGATTTGCCCGCCGGTTTGCCACTTACAAGCGGGCCAATCTTCTTTTCAGGGACATGGAGCGATTGAAAAGGATTGTGACCCATCCTGAACGGCCTGTTCAGATTGTATTCGCGGGGAAGGCGCATCCGGCTGACCAGCCGGCCCAGGATATTATTCGGCAGATATATAATATTTCTCAACAGAGCGAATTCCGGAGGCTAATAGTTTTGGCAGAGAACTATGATATTAATATTGCCCGGTGTTTAGTCTCCGGGGCGGATGTCTGGTTGAATACCCCGAGGCGCCCTTATGAAGCTAGTGGAACCAGCGGTCAAAAGGTGGCTATAAATGGCGGCATCAATCTCAGTATACTGGACGGATGGTGGGCTGAAGCGGCTCAAGATAATAACGGCTGGGTTATTGGAGATGACCGGGAGTATGAGGATGAGGCCAGGCAGGATATGTATGATAGTGATTCCTTATATTCTTTGCTGGAAGAGGAAATTATTCCCCTGTATTATCAAAGGGAAGAAAAAGGGTATTCTTCGGGCTGGATTAAACGATCAAAAAAATCATTGAGGACGATTGCGCCGGTATACAATACGGATCGAATGGTTAGAGAATATACCCGCAAATGTTATATTAAAGCCTCTGATTCCAGCCGGAAAAGTAGAGCAGACAACTACGCCGTGGCCCGGGAAATAGCCTCCTGGAAGAAGAAAATTCTTGCCGCCTGGCCGGAGGTCAAGCTGTCTATGGTCGAAGAATGTGATCAGGATTTCTGTTTTGGGGAAGAGAAACCCATTAAGATATGGGCGAATCTCTCCAACTTACAACCGGAAGATGTCACCATTGAACTCTATATTAAAAAGAATGAGGAAGAAAAACCCCTGCTTGTCCCATTGAAATATATCGAAAAACCCCTGCTTGTCCCATTGAAATATATCGAAGAACAAGCCAAAGGCAAACATCTCTATCAAGGGATATTTTCTCCTCCGGATAGTGGACGGTATATGATTTCTGTCCGGGTCATACCATCTCATCCTGAGCTTTTGCATAAGCATGAAACAGGATTATGTAAGTGGCTTTAG
- a CDS encoding ATP-binding protein, whose product MVKEEMNQSSCAYCNGTEWEIVVENGLEVTRKCRCYREKRRTRLLREARIPERYRHCNIDNFEVHHPSLGQAREITKRFVHEYPAIDVGLLFMGNCGVGKTHLAVGIIRYLTSQKGVPCIFYDFRDLLKAIQSTYSPESGASESAILEPVLTREILVLDELGAKKMSDWVRDTITHIINRRYNDRKITIITSNILDQPNSGDEGLVDRIGYRLRSRLYEMCRVVNMEGPDFRKAVKQAGFQFA is encoded by the coding sequence ATGGTTAAGGAAGAAATGAATCAGTCTTCATGTGCTTACTGTAATGGTACCGAATGGGAGATAGTGGTTGAGAATGGTCTTGAAGTCACCAGAAAATGCCGCTGTTACAGGGAAAAAAGGCGAACCAGACTCTTACGTGAAGCCAGAATCCCGGAAAGATACCGGCACTGTAATATTGACAACTTCGAGGTTCACCACCCCAGCCTAGGCCAGGCCAGGGAGATTACGAAAAGATTTGTCCATGAATATCCGGCCATAGATGTGGGCTTGCTTTTTATGGGCAACTGCGGGGTAGGTAAGACGCATCTGGCCGTAGGGATTATCCGTTATCTGACTTCTCAGAAAGGCGTCCCCTGTATTTTTTATGATTTCAGAGACCTGCTTAAGGCCATTCAATCTACTTATTCTCCTGAATCCGGGGCATCTGAATCAGCCATCCTGGAACCGGTTCTAACCAGAGAGATTTTAGTCCTCGATGAATTGGGCGCAAAAAAGATGAGCGACTGGGTGCGGGATACCATAACTCACATTATCAATCGAAGATACAACGACAGGAAAATAACTATTATTACCTCTAACATCCTGGATCAACCTAACTCCGGGGATGAAGGATTAGTAGACCGAATTGGCTATCGTCTGAGGTCAAGGCTCTATGAAATGTGCCGGGTAGTCAATATGGAAGGCCCGGATTTCAGAAAGGCCGTCAAACAGGCTGGGTTTCAGTTCGCGTAG
- a CDS encoding Asp23/Gls24 family envelope stress response protein: protein MAEEIKEKLGTATITDEVVGAIAGLAASEVPGVAGMSEGIVDGIARVLSRSQIGKGVKVEVGKKEAAIDLAIVADYGPVIPEVVRNIQAKIKNKVEVITGLKVVEVNVRVEGIKMPEEEKAPPAKRVE, encoded by the coding sequence ATGGCTGAGGAGATTAAAGAAAAGTTGGGGACAGCCACTATCACTGACGAAGTGGTGGGAGCCATTGCTGGTCTGGCTGCCTCTGAAGTTCCCGGAGTAGCTGGAATGAGCGAAGGGATAGTTGACGGCATTGCCCGGGTGCTTAGTCGAAGTCAAATCGGCAAGGGAGTAAAAGTGGAGGTTGGAAAAAAGGAAGCCGCTATTGACCTGGCTATCGTGGCTGACTACGGACCGGTTATCCCGGAGGTAGTCAGAAATATTCAGGCCAAGATCAAAAACAAAGTAGAAGTTATAACCGGCCTGAAGGTAGTAGAAGTAAATGTCCGGGTGGAGGGGATAAAGATGCCTGAAGAAGAAAAAGCGCCTCCCGCTAAAAGAGTGGAATAA
- a CDS encoding VanZ family protein yields the protein MIRYWLPVCLWAGFIFYLSSLSETPVPPLLETPGLDKAAHLIEYTILALLLARALKNSESKWLSNQWVVLTMVGTILYGVTDEIHQYFVPLRQTDLYDLLFDSLGALIGQRGWRRLSHWREGRNCLAKLSTDHR from the coding sequence ATGATAAGATATTGGCTTCCAGTTTGTTTATGGGCAGGATTCATTTTTTATCTTTCTTCTCTCTCCGAAACGCCGGTTCCCCCTCTTCTGGAGACACCTGGTTTGGATAAAGCCGCCCACCTAATAGAATACACCATTCTGGCCCTTCTCTTAGCCAGGGCATTAAAGAATTCTGAGTCTAAATGGCTATCTAACCAATGGGTGGTGCTGACTATGGTGGGCACTATTCTCTACGGCGTAACTGATGAAATCCATCAATACTTTGTTCCCCTCCGCCAGACAGACCTCTATGACCTCCTCTTTGACAGCCTGGGGGCCCTGATCGGACAAAGAGGCTGGAGGCGGCTTTCACACTGGAGAGAGGGCCGTAACTGTTTAGCCAAATTGAGTACCGATCACCGATGA
- the miaA gene encoding tRNA (adenosine(37)-N6)-dimethylallyltransferase MiaA — protein sequence MCFPLIVITGPTAVGKTDLSVKLALKLGAEIISADSRQVYLGMDIGTAKPSVEARHLVPHHLIDVVKPDEEFTVADFKAMAEARIDRLHSGMRMAEGGRENPKSAICNPKWIKPPLLVGGTFLYIRSIIDGLFPGPSASPEIRRRLTQETDQFGPQYLSEKLKEVDPTTAAKLDPADLRRITRALEVYYLTGQPISHLQTQKTTKQNYSVLMIALLRERDELFARLQVRIEQMIQKGLVEEVQRLLDQGFGPELRSMEGLGYREIIGYLKGEYGLSEAKAIILKRTKRLARYQLGWIRNDKRYHLFHPDQEEEIFNQIEHFLGRVECGQVSSLHSPLSTLS from the coding sequence ATGTGTTTTCCCCTTATTGTTATTACCGGACCAACCGCCGTCGGCAAGACAGATTTGTCCGTCAAATTAGCCCTCAAATTAGGGGCGGAGATCATCTCGGCCGATTCCAGGCAGGTCTATTTGGGGATGGATATTGGCACGGCTAAGCCTTCAGTCGAGGCAAGGCATCTTGTGCCGCATCATCTTATTGACGTGGTCAAACCGGATGAGGAATTTACCGTGGCCGATTTTAAAGCCATGGCTGAGGCCAGGATCGACCGGCTCCATTCCGGAATGCGGATGGCGGAAGGCGGCAGGGAAAATCCGAAATCCGCAATCTGCAATCCGAAATGGATAAAGCCCCCTCTCCTCGTAGGCGGGACTTTCCTTTATATCCGATCTATTATAGATGGCCTATTCCCAGGACCGTCGGCCTCTCCTGAAATCCGAAGGAGATTGACCCAAGAAACAGACCAGTTTGGTCCACAATACCTTTCTGAAAAGCTTAAGGAAGTCGACCCCACCACCGCCGCTAAGTTAGACCCGGCCGACCTGAGGCGGATCACCAGGGCCCTTGAGGTCTATTATCTTACTGGTCAGCCCATTTCTCACCTTCAGACCCAAAAAACCACCAAGCAGAACTATTCGGTGCTGATGATCGCTTTGCTCAGAGAAAGGGATGAACTCTTTGCCCGCCTCCAGGTGAGGATAGAACAGATGATTCAAAAGGGGCTGGTAGAAGAGGTGCAGCGGCTATTAGATCAGGGTTTTGGGCCGGAACTTCGGTCTATGGAGGGGTTGGGATATCGGGAGATAATCGGATACCTGAAAGGAGAATACGGTCTCTCTGAGGCCAAGGCTATTATTTTAAAACGAACTAAGCGGTTGGCCAGATATCAATTGGGCTGGATAAGAAACGATAAAAGATACCACCTCTTCCACCCGGATCAGGAAGAGGAGATATTTAATCAGATCGAGCACTTTCTGGGGAGAGTGGAGTGTGGCCAGGTCTCTTCTCTCCATTCTCCACTCTCCACCTTATCTTAG
- a CDS encoding tetratricopeptide repeat protein, whose protein sequence is MKRLSSIFLLSSIFLISTPFFSSAQQVDEKNALKWYNLGERALRRGEFYIKEGKAILTQTFLLNKITAHELRKRFYQNRVPLTYFLYILKDEFNASSYLDFQYLDEILGIRAAKNLEFAEMAFSEAINFNPDLVDAYFRKAETLLEMGSFEKALQVFAEGERLGLDRLSLIEEPPEQIKEIAAQAQNGLEREKESLGTGSLPFSFEIDEVLKDYFRFYPKLEFFKESNSPASSEDFLFYFFPSGPEIEFVREAASPALTEKSFHLPVGKHICFFDICPIEIAKADQSSFQLVLYENGDSIPLHPEFDLKFADNREPPQPLWPDYYFPPCTERMKGILPSLVLKQGKTYRLRLEPAGDWYLPKMASPPEITEVTSLSQVKEKQEEETSLPPKIAEAEVIPPPQVEEKPPKEPPSISPKEEISETKGGNKTAVLGGLGLVILLLLTLR, encoded by the coding sequence ATGAAACGTTTATCTTCCATCTTTTTACTATCTTCAATCTTTCTGATCTCTACCCCTTTCTTCTCCTCAGCGCAACAAGTAGATGAAAAAAATGCCCTCAAGTGGTACAACCTGGGAGAAAGAGCCTTAAGAAGAGGGGAGTTCTACATTAAAGAAGGAAAGGCCATCCTTACTCAGACCTTCCTTTTAAATAAGATTACCGCTCATGAGTTAAGGAAAAGATTTTACCAGAACAGGGTTCCTTTAACTTATTTTCTTTACATTCTTAAGGATGAATTTAACGCTTCATCTTATTTAGATTTCCAATATCTGGATGAAATTCTGGGAATTAGAGCCGCTAAAAATCTGGAGTTTGCTGAAATGGCCTTCTCGGAAGCGATAAATTTTAATCCTGATCTGGTTGATGCTTACTTTCGCAAGGCAGAAACCTTACTCGAGATGGGTTCTTTTGAAAAGGCCCTTCAGGTTTTTGCTGAGGGAGAACGCCTGGGGCTTGATCGTCTTAGTTTAATTGAGGAGCCGCCGGAACAGATAAAAGAAATTGCCGCCCAGGCTCAAAATGGTCTGGAAAGGGAAAAAGAGAGCTTAGGGACAGGCAGTCTGCCTTTTTCTTTTGAAATAGATGAAGTTTTAAAGGACTATTTCCGGTTTTACCCTAAATTAGAATTTTTCAAGGAATCAAATTCTCCCGCCTCCTCCGAGGATTTTCTTTTCTATTTTTTTCCTTCTGGTCCTGAAATCGAATTCGTCCGGGAAGCAGCCAGTCCTGCTCTCACCGAAAAATCCTTCCACCTCCCGGTGGGAAAACATATCTGTTTTTTTGATATCTGTCCGATTGAGATCGCCAAAGCGGATCAATCTTCTTTCCAGTTAGTTCTTTATGAAAATGGTGATTCCATTCCTCTCCATCCGGAGTTCGACCTCAAATTCGCCGATAATCGAGAGCCCCCCCAGCCTCTTTGGCCGGACTACTATTTCCCCCCTTGCACCGAAAGAATGAAGGGTATTCTACCCAGCCTCGTTCTGAAACAAGGCAAGACTTATAGGCTGAGACTTGAGCCTGCCGGAGATTGGTACCTGCCGAAGATGGCTTCTCCTCCTGAGATAACTGAAGTTACCTCTCTTTCTCAGGTCAAAGAAAAGCAAGAAGAAGAAACCTCACTTCCTCCCAAGATAGCCGAAGCTGAAGTTATCCCTCCTCCCCAGGTCGAAGAAAAGCCACCAAAGGAACCGCCTTCTATTTCACCGAAAGAAGAAATCTCAGAGACCAAAGGGGGAAACAAGACAGCCGTTCTGGGAGGTCTTGGTCTGGTTATTCTTCTCCTCTTGACACTAAGATAA